From Trichoderma atroviride chromosome 1, complete sequence, one genomic window encodes:
- a CDS encoding uncharacterized protein (EggNog:ENOG41~SECRETED:SignalP(1-16)~antiSMASH:Cluster_1.4) has product MRVTLSSLLLVATASAATHGNHENHARAATIDVSTLKGKWLYGYQGWFRKPASGVNNHWSPNGGTPGPGNVEVDFLPDVSQYPSNCLFPSTLTAPNGQPVQLYDNTCEGVVDLHFKWMQQYGIDGVVVQRFLSHLSDASFITVLNQVEAAAVKYGRGFIVEYDASGGNSSAGSVANEILADYNSVVKSYTTSSAYIHQNGKPAVMVFGVGFSTVAISVSDGANIATQLKNAGAYVGFGVPSTFGSDVRANTGFASAYKAANLISPWTVGSYSEGGYMAGYHTTTQIPDSQTLQSLGIDHAPLVWPGTSAYHLNGVTNPSAFDYFPRFNGSFYSMQADAVTSLAVKPLFVFNAMFDEMNEGTGNLPSLKTNQLPTNEKFVGYDNTFANTSFYLALGGQKAAAFAKAVN; this is encoded by the exons ATGCGTGTAACTTTGTCCAGTCTGTTGCTAGTTGccacagcctcagcagcaactCACGGTAACCACGAGAATCACGCGAGAGCTGCCACTATCGATGTTTCAACACTAAAGGGCAAATGGCTTTACGGTTACCAGGGCTGGTTCCGCAAGCCCGCCTCTGGTGTCAACAACCACTGGTCTCCCAACGGCGGCACTCCCGGGCCTGGCAATG TTGAGGTTGACTTTCTCCCCGATGTTAGCCAGTACCCAAGCAACTGTCTGTTCCCCTCTACTCTGACTGCGCCAAACGGCCAACCGGTGCAACTGTACGACAACACTTGCGAAGGCGTGGTGGACTTGCACTTTAAGTGGATGCAGCAGTATGGAATTGATGGAGTTGTTGTGCAGCGATTCCTGAGTCACCTCAGCGACGCCTCTTTCATCACG GTCCTCAACCAAgtcgaagctgctgctgtcaagTACGGCCGAGGCTTCATCGTCGAATATGATGCTTCGGGTGGCAACTCCTCTGCCGGCAGCGTCGCAAACGAGATCCTGGCCGACTACAACTCCGTCGTCAAGTCTTACACAACTTCATCGGCCTACATCCACCAGAATGGAAAGCCGGCAGTCATGGTATTTGGTGTGGGATTTTCCACCGTGGCCATCAGCGTCAGCGACGGAGCCAATATTGCCACTCAGCTCAAGAACGCCGGAGCCTACGTTGGCTTTGGGGTTCCGTCGACTTTTGGCTCGGATGTGCGAGCAAACACCGGCTTTGCGTCTGCGTACAAGGCGGCCAACTTGATCAGCCCGTGGACTGTCGGCAGCTACAGCGAGGGCGGATACATGGCGGGCTACCACACGACGACGCAGATTCCAGACAGCCA AACTCTGCAATCGCTTGGAATCGACCACGCTCCTCTTGTCTGGCCCGGCACCTCAGCCTACCATCTCAACGGCGTCACCAACCCATCTGCCTTTGACTACTTTCCCCGCTTCAACGGCTCATTCTACTCGATGCAGGCAGACGCGGTTACTTCTCTGGCTGTAAAGCCCCTGTTTGTCTTTAACGCCATGTTTGACGAGATGAACGAAG GAACCGGAAACCTGCCGTCTCTGAAGACGAACCAGCTGCCCACGAATGAAAAGTTTGTGGGATACGACAACACCTTTGCCAACACGTCGTTTTATCTGGCGCTTGGTGGACAGAAGGCGGCTGCGTTTGCCAAGGCGGTAAACTAA
- a CDS encoding uncharacterized protein (EggNog:ENOG41), which translates to MKIRYIVPGPPNNQRLIPKPLFFSPKTRASHIQSKLHTTSTASMVSTKEEFVSAIEAVFTCPESELESKILNVYSKDAVITVNEKRMTWDDFFPYFRGINNSMSSVQIKSDKFVQNGNVFAERHTAYGTGKDGTKTQARAICMFEVNEDKKVIWLEEVLHFSAGTDTTTINYE; encoded by the coding sequence ATGAAAATAAGGTATATAGTTCCGGGTCCTCCCAACAACCAGCGACTCATTCCAAAAccactcttcttttcaccCAAAACAAGAGCTTCGCATATCCAATCGAAGCTTCACACTACATCTACCGCCAGTATGGTCTCCACCAAAGAAGAGTTCGTCTCCGCGATCGAAGCCGTCTTCACCTGCCCCGAATCAGAGCTCGAATCCAAAATCCTCAACGTATACAGTAAAGATGCCGTCATCACTGTGAACGAGAAGCGGATGACGTGGGACGACTTCTTCCCTTACTTTAGAGGCATCAACAACTCGATGTCGTCTGTGCAGATCAAATCAGACAAATTTGTGCAAAATGGCAACGTGTTTGCGGAGAGGCACACGGCTTATGGAACCGGCAAGGACGGCACAAAAACGCAAGCGAGGGCAATTTGCATGTTTGAGGTCAACGAGGATAAAAAGGTGATTTGGCTGGAGGAGGTTTTGCATTTTTCTGCCGGCACGGATACAACTACCATTAATTACGAATAA
- a CDS encoding uncharacterized protein (antiSMASH:Cluster_1.4), with protein MADGSLAPPYSPQRPYDAHDPAKMAQMTPVHMLATPPPPVELEQPPMIHELPPENYSYELPAESVEHR; from the coding sequence ATGGCCGACGGCTCGCTGGCGCCTCCCTACTCGCCTCAGCGGCCATACGACGCCCACGATCCCGCCAAGATGGCCCAGATGACGCCGGTGCACATGCTGGCaacgccgcctccgccagtcgagctggagcagccGCCCATGATCCACGAGCTGCCCCCGGAAAACTACAGCTATGAGCTGCCCGCAGAGAGTGTAGAGCACAGGTGA
- a CDS encoding uncharacterized protein (EggNog:ENOG41), producing MESSNPYAAAHADPQGAGDARPTALQIIRDEGVEGKLVGKVMVITGATSGIGVETARALSATGATLFLTARDLLRAKKNLAGGT from the coding sequence ATGGAATCGTCAAATCCCTACGCTGCTGCCCATGCAGACCCCCAGGGCGCTGGAGACGCTCGGCCAACAGCTCTCCAAATCATCCGAGACGAAGGTGTCGAGGGAAAACTTGTCGGCAAAGTCATGGTCATTACTGGGGCCACCTCGGGCATTGGAGTTGAAACAGCTCGTGCCTTGTCGGCTACTGGAGCAACTCTGTTTCTCACGGCTCGCGATTTGCTCAGGGCCAAGAAGAATCTTGCGGGGGGTACTTGA
- a CDS encoding uncharacterized protein (EggNog:ENOG41~TransMembrane:1 (o268-288i)~SMCOG1052:Terpene synthase/cyclase metal-binding domain protein~antiSMASH:Cluster_1.4): protein MESEQISVTVLLPDMFQTFLKQEALVNPHYEKVKMESEEWLSECFLMMTEAPTGVQRRFALAMQGYCQGALIQIDSASKTPSLEEVVLIRQRSAGCKPLYHLVEYAHGLLIPDEVFDNPVIRELECLGMDMVAISNDILSYRKEQEEGVPHNMVTVCRSNGMPLQKAFNTVGKLLEQRYWRWDEAEAKVPSWGEETDVQVRKYIEGIKCIVKANLNWSFKSERYLGSNPAQVRVTRVLRISAETPVSQDRMVAVKKHHSTLQYNTLNIVRSLIIWLFHLIQSLLSLSLHRE, encoded by the exons ATGGAGTCTGAGCAGATTAGTGTTACAGTCCTTCTACCGGACATGTTTCAAACATTTCTGAAGCAGGAAGCTCTGGTTAATCCTCATTATGAAAAAGTCAAGATGGAGTCAGAAGAGTGGCTGAGCGA GTGTTTCCTTATGATGACA GAAGCGCCTACAG GCGTCCAAAGGAGATTTGCTTTGGCCATGCAAGGCTACTGCCAAGGAGCGTTGATCCAAATCGATAGTGCGAGCAAGACGCCCTCGCTGGAAGAAGTCGTCCTCATTAGGCAAAGGTCAGCAGGATGCAAGCCTTTGTATCACCTCGTTGAATATGCACACGGCCTTTTAATTCCAGACGAGGTATTTGACAATCCTGTCATCCGAGAATTAGAGTGTCTTGGTATGGATATGGTAGCTAT ATCAAACGACATCCTATCATACCGCAAGGAACAA GAAGAAGGCGTGCCACACAACATGGTGACGGTCTGCCGGTCAAATGGAATGCCCCTGCAAAAGGCCTTCAACACTGTAGGCAAACTCCTTGAGCAGCGGTACTGGCGCTGggacgaagctgaagcaaAGGTGCCGAGCTGGGGGGAAGAGACTGATGTGCAGGTTCGCAAGTACATTGAGGGCATCAAATGCATAGTCAAGGCTAATCTTAACTGGAG CTTTAAATCAGAACGTTATCTCGGCTCCAATCCCGCCCAAGTTCGAGTTACTCGAGTGCTTCGTATTTCGGCGGAGACACCAGTTTCACAAGATAGGATGGTTGCTGTGAAGAAGCACCATTCAACGCTGCAGTATAATACGTTGAATATTGTCCGGAGCTTGATAATTTGGTTGTTTCATTTGATCCAATCTTTGCTATCTCTTTCACTGCATCGAGAATGA
- a CDS encoding uncharacterized protein (EggNog:ENOG41), with protein MASYIPIAHTASIQAYTYWDSPNPVSFPGQNSTEPWIFNPTTFTLITTPNEAVLVDTPTVKSRAEPVAAWIAEIIQHRTLSTIYITHGHGDHFFGAGIIQEQFPDAVIRATNGTYTHMLEQLTPELWDGLWVPTFPELGQAGPPDLQVEVLPAGAEHFTLDGHEFRAVEVAGGDTASSTVLHVPDLSLVVGGDVVYGNIYQYLAENTTPQLRQGWIKALDQIAALKPRLVVPSHRQFTDGFGLEHLSATQEYIRTWSKLDAVTKTWQELEAAVTKAYPKRIGNFILRLSELVSKGDVQLP; from the coding sequence ATGGCTTCCTACATTCCCATTGCGCATACTGCGAGCATCCAAGCATATACGTATTGGGACTCTCCTAACCCCGTTTCCTTCCCTGGGCAAAACAGCACAGAGCCATGGATTTTCAACCCAACCACATTTACCTTGATCACTACGCCAAACGAAGCAGTGTTGGTTGATACTCCGACGGTGAAATCTCGAGCCGAGCCGGTTGCAGCGTGGATAGCTGAGATTATTCAACACCGAACTCTGAGCACTATTTACATCACTCACGGCCACGGCGATCACTTTTTTGGTGCTGGGATCATCCAAGAACAGTTTCCAGACGCTGTCATCCGTGCTACCAACGGCACATACACTCACATGCTGGAACAACTTACTCCAGAACTCTGGGACGGTCTCTGGGTCCCAACGTTTCCTGAGCTGGGACAGGCTGGGCCTCCAGACCTGCAGGTGGAAGTCTTGCCTGCGGGCGCAGAACACTTTACGCTGGACGGTCACGAATTCCGTGCTGTCGAGGTTGCCGGAGGCGATACGGCGTCTTCCACGGTTCTCCACGTGCCGGACTTGAGTCTTGTTGTTGGAGGAGACGTTGTTTACGGCAACATTTACCAGTATCTTGCCGAAAACACGACACCGCAGCTCCGCCAGGGCTGGATTAAAGCTCTTGACCAGATTGCCGCCCTCAAGCCCAGACTTGTGGTGCCAAGTCACCGTCAATTCACTGACGGCTTCGGACTGGAACACTTGAGTGCCACGCAGGAATATATTCGCACCTGGTCAAAGTTGGACGCGGTGACAAAGACTTGGCAGGAACTGGAAGCGGCTGTGACAAAGGCATACCCGAAGAGAATTGGAAACTTTATCCTTCGCCTCTCTGAGCTGGTGTCCAAGGGTGATGTGCAGCTCCCATAA
- a CDS encoding uncharacterized protein (antiSMASH:Cluster_1.4), whose amino-acid sequence MAMTPRLTPMPTPAFAPVDRPVDFLPVALLAVSSSTELTEMTAALLQSPLVPR is encoded by the coding sequence atggcaatgacgCCGAGACTGACGCCGATGCCGACGCCGGCCTTTGCTCCGGTGGACAGGCCCGTGGATTTCTTGCCGGTGGCGTTGCTGGCGGTTTCGTCGTCGACCGAGTTGACggagatgacggcggcgtTGCTCCAGTCGCCGCTGGTTCCACGGTAG
- a CDS encoding uncharacterized protein (EggNog:ENOG41), producing MNLDSFKSIRSGAEEILSASKGQVNVLIHSAGVMGIQEYSLTEDGIEAQFSANYLGFFLLFQLLKQALLTSIAPDLHSRVVIVASSAHRAASVPSDENYHLEKSEYTHEAAYNTSKLAAVYLANKIDRLYGSEGLHATSVHPGAIHTGISRHLPAESVGAILKNPYVRKIMKSAEQGAATTVWAAVSKSWESRGGKYLEDCQEAERGVDDGQVFGVGWVEQTYNIREEDRLWEESLQLVGLEAKQA from the coding sequence ATGAATTTAGATTCTTTCAAAAGCATTCGCTCTGGGGCCGAGGAGATTCTCTCTGCTTCCAAGGGTCAGGTCAACGTCCTCATCCACAGCGCGGGAGTCATGGGCATCCAGGAGTATTCACTTACCGAAGATGGAATCGAAGCACAATTCTCCGCCAATTATCTGGgtttcttcctcctcttccagctgctcaagcaAGCTCTGCTTACCAGCATCGCTCCTGACTTGCATTCTCGTGTGGTGATTGTGGCTTCGTCTGCTCACCGAGCTGCCAGCGTCCCTAGCGATGAAAATTACCATCTGGAAAAGAGCGAATACACTCACGAGGCTGCCTACAACACCTCAAAACTCGCAGCCGTGTATCTGGCCAACAAGATTGATCGCCTGTATGGCTCTGAAGGACTGCATGCTACCAGCGTGCATCCTGGGGCTATCCACACTGGCATTTCCCGACATTTACCAGCAGAGTCTGTGGGGGCCATCTTGAAAAATCCATATGTCCGCAAGATAATGAAGTCTGCCGAGCAGGGGGCGGCAACAACTGTTTGGGCGGCGGTCAGTAAGAGCTGGGAGAGCAGAGGCGGCAAATATCTGGAGGACTGCCAGGAAGCTGAACGGGGCGTGGATGATGGGCAAGTTTTTGGCGTGGGCTGGGTTGAGCAAACTTACAATATCAGGGAGGAAGACCGCCTATGGGAAGAGTCTCTACAGCTGGTTGGATTGGAAGCGAAGCAAGCTTGA
- a CDS encoding uncharacterized protein (EggNog:ENOG41~SECRETED:SignalP(1-19)) gives MYASKIVASLGLFLGLATATVNVGKDSAGDTVAWIGGESECTNVFIAGNGANPCGINFTLNNGVTFQLVGCGGAGLSLDNGDGSFNSNCQFGEQNLQCGIQQQWSCF, from the exons ATGTACGCTTCCAAGATCGTCGCTTCTCTcggcctcttccttggcctggCCACCGCCACCGTCAACGTCGGCAAGGACTCTGCTGGTGACACTG TTGCCTGGATCGGCGGCGAGTCCGAGTGCACCAACGTCTTCATTGCCGGCAACGGCGCCAACCCTTGCGGAATCAACTTCACTCTCAACAACGGAGTCACCTTCCAGCTCGTTGGCTGCGGCGGTGCCGGCCTGAGCTTGGACAACGGCGACGGCTCTTTCAACAGCAACTGCCAGTTTGGCGAGCAGAACCTTCAGTGCGGtatccagcagcagtggtcTTGCTTCTAA
- a CDS encoding uncharacterized protein (EggNog:ENOG41~antiSMASH:Cluster_1.4~TransMembrane:1 (o427-450i)), producing MAYHKVGNYSFQWTDLHMSPEELNPLRHQYDQLGSYAVNKLQQISQEQKGDTSEKSLCHGPFDVYATLRDHHSEDEKLNQLWEELHTVPEWVDWEQLKRGQRFFYRYAAANLVGFALQGFIGQNSSTPSAVEVLARTGSFSTRVLLRRLLETTQFILEATESVESIQPGGHGHTTAIRVRLLHSAVRERILKLTEKQPGYFDVENLGIPVNMLDSIHSTAAFCCGHMWFQLPQMGVYPTQQEAADYIALWRYLGYLQGVPHQYFSSVAKAKAIMESMVLHELKLTPTSLILGNNFVECVKDLPPVMISAGFIEAGSRMLNGHKVCDGLGFGRPGPLAYACWRGHCWFVGALAMAQQWIPAVDEAMVAYWRKTLNYGVFKSKGGLEGGSKMEFKYVPQLGKMTKREGNGRAALGSFVTSPLDRPLETFYFAVFVIGCLLICGGLFGVYWGVRKMMVEFVW from the coding sequence ATGGCATACCACAAGGTGGGAAACTACAGCTTCCAATGGACAGACCTTCACATGTCTCCAGAAGAGCTGAACCCGCTGCGCCATCAATATGATCAGCTGGGCAGCTACGCAGTaaacaagctgcagcaaatctcCCAAGAGCAAAAGGGCGACACAAGCGAAAAGAGTCTCTGCCACGGCCCCTTTGACGTGTATGCCACGCTTCGGGACCACCACTCTGAAGACGAAAAGCTCAACCAGCTCTGGGAGGAGCTTCACACGGTGCCCGAATGGGTGGACTGGGAACAGCTCAAGCGTGGCCAGCGCTTCTTCTACCGctatgccgccgccaacttGGTGGGATTTGCTCTTCAGGGGTTCATCGGCCAGAactcgtcgacgccgtctGCGGTGGAAGTCCTGGCGCGAACTGGGAGCTTCTCCACGAGGGTCTTGCTGCGTCGACTGTTGGAAACGACGCAGTTTATTCTTGAAGCCACGGAAAGCGTCGAGTCGATCCAGCCTGGCGGTCATGGCCATACGACGGCCATTCGAGTGCGGCTGCTGCACTCTGCTGTGAGGGAGCGCATCCTCAAGTTGACGGAGAAGCAGCCTGGCTACTTTGATGTTGAGAACTTGGGCATTCCCGTCAACATGCTGGACTCGATACACTCGACTGCGGCGTTTTGCTGCGGCCACATGTGGTTCCAGCTGCCGCAGATGGGCGTCTATCCCACCcagcaagaagcagccgaCTATATTGCGCTGTGGCGATATCTCGGCTATCTCCAGGGCGTGCCTCATCAGTACTTTTCCAGCGtggccaaggcaaaggccatAATGGAGAGCATGGTGCTGCACGAGCTGAAGCTCACGCCAACGTCGCTGATTCTCGGCAACAACTTTGTCGAGTGTGTCAAGGATCTGCCACCGGTGATGATCTCGGCCGGCTTCATCGAGGCGGGCAGTCGGATGCTCAACGGGCATAAAGTCTGTGACGGACTGGGCTTTGGACGGCCTGGACCGCTGGCGTATGCTTGCTGGAGAGGCCACTGCTGGTTTGTGGGAGCTCTGGCTATGGCACAGCAATGGATTCCGGCTGTGGATGAGGCCATGGTGGCGTACTGGCGGAAGACTTTGAACTATGGCGTTTTCAAGAGCAAGGGAGGTCTTGAAGGAGGTTCCAAGATGGAGTTCAAGTATGTGCCGCAACTGGGAAAGATGACGAAGCGGGAGGGCAATGGGAGGGCGGCGTTGGGCTCGTTTGTGACTTCGCCGTTGGACCGGCCGTTGGAAACGTTTTATTTTGCAGTGTTTGTGATTGGATGTCTGTTGATTTGCGGAGGTTTGTTTGGAGTTTACTGGGGtgtgaggaagatgatggtggAATTTgtttggtga
- a CDS encoding uncharacterized protein (EggNog:ENOG41~antiSMASH:Cluster_1.4~TransMembrane:3 (o24-43i63-80o86-109i)), with product MIESPFPSPLFVSSFSWDSLSSSTRLFLCSFSFRPFSIFRFWLRLLVCLLHRPLFEAKWKRQAHIAFALLCFALGSSTSMTRILSIGAAALAASSVIGSASAATLYAFYTGTDAGVQIGMQDPSSGDIWVNDCSKMNNGNPLFPTDTPLVLPVSTPVKMGGSIAATGWWDSQKVITSVFWHSVNGTIVNAIYNCDNESGTFVRQGPEYVISETANVKNSSIHENTGLAVELLGSTAGYRVYYHDNNSQVQELFYTTKTNWNYGGIVSQDPVSSFALGTGHSATDNITVVFPKSDKDIEVSRFNSDKSWHISTFPDTLENSPTNKTDSSKIAIDSSVTANFTLPAWNGAPRRHGRGHRQHLYPQRLLHRHRPAAARGCQHQLCLEAVPQPVQRGLARGR from the exons ATGATAGAATCTCCATTTCCCTCGCctcttttcgtttcttcattttcttgggattctctttcttcatccACTCGTTTGtttctctgctctttctcttttcgtcctttttccattttccgTTTTTGGTTGAGGTTGTTGGTTTGTCTGTTGCACAGGCCTCTCTTTGAAGCCAAGTGGAAACGCCAAGCTCATATCGCTTttgctctgctttgctttgcattGGGATCATCGACCAGCATGACGAGGATTTTGAGTATCGGCGCTGCGGCGTTGGCTGCCAGCAGCGTCATCGGCTCAGCCAGCGCCGCTACTCTATACGCCTTCTATACGGGCACGGATGCGGGCGTGCAGATTGGCATGCAGGATCCCAGCAGTGGTGATATCTGGGTCAACGACTGCTCAAAGATGAATAATGGAAACCCGCTGTTTCCAACGGACACACCACTGGTACTGCCGGTGTCGACGCCGGTGAAGATGGGAGGAAGCATAGCAGCAACGGGCTGGTGGGATTCACAGAAAGTCATT ACGTCCGTCTTCTGGCACTCTGTAAACGGCACCATTGTCAACGCCATCTACAACTGCGACAACGAGTCCGGCACCTTTGTGCGCCAGGGCCCCGAGTATGTCATCTCCGAGACCGCAAACGTCAAGAACTCGTCCATCCACGAAAACACAGGCCTGGCCGTCGAGCTCCTGGGCAGCACCGCCGGCTACCGCGTCTACTACCACGACAACAACAGCCAGGTCCAGGAGCTGTTCTACACCACAAAGACCAACTGGAACTACGGCGGCATCGTCTCGCAGGACCCGGTCTCGTCGTTTGCCCTGGGCACGGGCCATTCGGCGACGGACAACATCACCGTCGTGTTCCCCAAGAGCGACAAGGACATTGAGGTGTCGCGCTTCAACTCGGACAAGAGCTGGCACATCT CAACTTTCCCCGATACCCTCGAAAACTCGCCCACCAACAAAACCGACTCCTCCAAGATCGCCATCGACTCCAGCGTCACGGCCAACTTCACGCTCCCGGCCTGGAACGGCGCCCCCCGGCGGCATGGGCGTGGCCATCGACAGCACCTTTACCCGCAGCGTCTTCTACATCGGCACCGACCGGCTGCTGCACGAGGCTGCCAACATCAACTTTGCCTGGAAGCTGTTCCCCAACCAGTCCAGCGAGGCCTGGCCCGAGGCCGATGA